Proteins encoded within one genomic window of Rossellomorea vietnamensis:
- a CDS encoding COX15/CtaA family protein: MLFVLLGGALVTKTESGMGCGRSWPLCNGQFIPSDITFELVIELAHRVVSGGVGLLVLALSIWSWRSIGYKRETKFLAALSFFFLVLQGLIGAAAVLWGQSDFVLAIHFGISLISFASILLLTLLIFEVDQKFDANSLVIDRRMRFHTVGVTIYSYLVVYTGALVRHTESSLVCKDWPLCVNSSPSLPTNLYEWIQMGHRAAAGFIFLWIAYITYIAIKEHKHQKVIYWGWIIAFTLVCLQVMSGALVVFTRLNLAIALMHALIISCLFGLLCYFNLLASRSKRKH, encoded by the coding sequence ATGTTGTTCGTGCTTTTGGGTGGAGCCCTGGTGACGAAGACGGAATCCGGCATGGGCTGCGGACGATCTTGGCCCCTTTGTAACGGACAGTTCATTCCAAGTGATATTACATTTGAGCTTGTTATAGAATTAGCACATCGTGTTGTATCAGGCGGTGTGGGATTATTGGTTTTGGCTTTATCGATCTGGTCATGGAGATCAATCGGTTATAAACGGGAAACAAAATTCCTTGCAGCCCTTTCTTTCTTCTTTCTTGTATTGCAGGGACTAATCGGTGCTGCAGCTGTATTATGGGGGCAATCGGATTTCGTTCTGGCCATCCATTTCGGAATTTCCCTCATCTCTTTTGCTTCCATATTATTATTGACACTGCTGATTTTTGAGGTCGACCAGAAATTTGATGCGAATTCATTGGTCATCGACAGACGGATGAGATTTCATACGGTCGGGGTGACGATATATAGTTATCTTGTAGTTTATACCGGCGCACTCGTGAGGCATACGGAGTCCAGCCTGGTGTGCAAGGATTGGCCATTATGCGTCAACTCCTCCCCAAGCCTCCCCACAAACCTGTACGAATGGATTCAGATGGGGCACAGGGCAGCAGCAGGCTTCATCTTCTTATGGATTGCCTATATCACTTACATTGCCATTAAAGAGCATAAGCACCAGAAAGTGATCTACTGGGGCTGGATCATCGCCTTCACCCTGGTTTGTCTTCAAGTAATGAGTGGTGCACTCGTAGTGTTCACAAGACTGAACCTGGCGATTGCCTTAATGCATGCTTTGATCATTTCGTGTCTGTTTGGATTATTATGTTACTTCAATCTTCTTGCTTCAAGAAGTAAACGGAAGCATTAA